A single region of the Malaclemys terrapin pileata isolate rMalTer1 chromosome 2, rMalTer1.hap1, whole genome shotgun sequence genome encodes:
- the LOC128830793 gene encoding solute carrier family 22 member 13-like isoform X1: MLSPLSLPLLGRDKWPDYTIHGAPDHMKGWLSTVCPQTKLTMTDFGEILKTVGDFGRFQKCLVLLISLASPSMGFHMFSQLFMVMHVPHHCDTSWIHEISPNLTKEQQLNLTIPRKTSGSYKECHMYTPVDQGMDSILEYGLNSTETCQKGWVYPSEQEPTLVTQFDLVCDRKKLSDISQSIYMLGLLLGALISGSLSDRIGRRPVTLLSMLMMGAFGVGAAFAPNIYVYMALRCLVGFAVSGCTISTVALGTEWVGVSYRTHTVAVSHCCFSIGQMALAGLAYGVRNWKLLQIAGSAPIFGLFFYIWVLPESARWLVMKGKIEDAKKLLQKAASVNKQSIPPELLDQMTPEKKGKSGNILDLFRKPHLRKSTLIMCYAWFVNSLVYYGLSLNVGSFGLDIYLAQLVFGAVEIPARFGCIFLLQWFGRKKCQGCFLLLGGAMCLIMTGIPKGTQQVPGVQPNLPGTWSNLPVVVTTLAVIGKFAITASLYTSYVYCAELFPTLLRQTGLGLCSMSARVGGMISPLISLLDKYRPAISMVILGSTPVIAGILCFLLPETCGKELQDHTEAAVASQRSCENVNGSYEVGHLKLKEDNQDFGHTRSTRF; the protein is encoded by the exons ATGCTCTCTCCCTTGTCTCTTCCCCTGCTGGGTCGTGACAAATGGCCTGATTACACCATCCATGGAGCTCCAG ACCATATGAAAGGCTGGCTCAGTACTGTCTGCCCGCAGACCAAGCTCACCATGACAGACTTCGGAGAAATTCTAAAAACAGTTGGTGATTTTGGgagatttcaaaaatgtttggtgCTGCTAATTTCTCTGGCATCTCCTAGCATGGGGTTCCACATGTTCAGCCAATTGTTCATGGTTATGCATGTGCCTCATCACTGTGATACAAGCTGGATCCATGAAATTAGTCCAAACCTGACTAAAGAACAGCAGCTGAACCTAACCATTCCTAGGAAGACATCTGGATCTTACAAGGAATGCCACATGTACACTCCTGTGGATCAGGGAATGGACTCCATCCTAGAATATGGGCTTAACTCCACTGAGACGTGCCAGAAGGGCTGGGTCTATCCTTCAGAGCAAGAACCAACGTTGGTAACTCAG TTTGACCTGGTATGTGACCGAAAAAAGCTAAGTGACATCTCCCAATCCATTTACATGCTGGGACTTCTCCTTGGAGCTCTGATCTCCGGTTCGTTAAGTGACAG GATAGGTCGGCGTCCGGTTACATTGCTTTCCATGCTTATGATGGGGGCATTTGGTGTTGGAGCAGCCTTTGCACCGAATATCTATGTCTACATGGCTTTGAGATGTCTTGTGGGTTTTGCTGTGTCTGGTTGCACTATAAGCACAGTGGCCTTAG GCACGGAATGGGTTGGAGTCTCCTACCGGACACATACAGTAGCTGTCTCTCATTGCTGCTTTTCCATTGGACAGATGGCTTTGGCTGGCTTAGCTTATGGGGTTCGCAACTGGAAGCTGTTGCAGATTGCTGGATCTGCCCCAATATTTGGTCTTTTCTTTTACATATG GGTCCTTCCAGAATCTGCTCGCTGGCTTGTGATGAAAGGGAAGATAGAGGATGCCAAAAAACTGCTTCAAAAGGCAGCGTCTGTAAATAAGCAAAGCATCCCACCAGAACTGCTGGATCAG ATGACACCTGAAAAAAAGGGCAAATCTGGAAATATCCTGGATCTCTTCAGGAAGCCGCACCTGAGGAAATCTACTTTAATTATGTGTTATGCCTG GTTTGTGAACAGCCTGGTGTACTATGGCCTGAGCCTTAACGTGGGGAGTTTTGGCTTGGACATTTACCTGGCGCAGCTTGTGTTCGGGGCTGTTGAAATACCAGCTCGCTTCGGCTGTATCTTCCTGCTGCAGTGGTTTGGGAGGAAGAAATGCCAGGGCTGCTTTCTGCTGCTGGGCGGAGCCATGTGTCTCATCATGACCGGCATCCCCAAAGGTACACAGCAAGTCCCTGGAGTGCAGCCCAACCTACCCGGTACCTGGAGCA ATTTGCCAGTGGTGGTCACAACGCTGGCTGTGATAGGGAAGTTTGCCATCACGGCCTCTCTTTATACCTCCTATGTGTATTGTGCAGAGCTGTTCCCCACTCTTCTCAG GCAGACCGGTTTGGGTTTATGTTCTATGTCAGCCAGAGTGGGTGGCATGATCTCCCCTCTGATTAGTCTCTTGGACAAGTACCGTCCCGCTATTTCCATGGTGATCTTGGGAAGCACTCCAGTGATTGCAGGAATCCTCTGCTTCCTGCTTCCAGAGACGTGCGGCAAAGAGCTTCAGGATCACACAGAGGCAGCTGTGGCTAGCCAGCG GTCCTGTGAAAATGTCAACGGTAGCTATGAAGTTGGACACTTGAAACTAAAAGAAGACAACCAAGATTTTGGACACACCAGGAGCACACGCTTCTAA
- the LOC128830793 gene encoding solute carrier family 22 member 13-like isoform X2: MLSPLSLPLLGRDKWPDYTIHGAPDHMKGWLSTVCPQTKLTMTDFGEILKTVGDFGRFQKCLVLLISLASPSMGFHMFSQLFMVMHVPHHCDTSWIHEISPNLTKEQQLNLTIPRKTSGSYKECHMYTPVDQGMDSILEYGLNSTETCQKGWVYPSEQEPTLVTQFDLVCDRKKLSDISQSIYMLGLLLGALISGSLSDRIGRRPVTLLSMLMMGAFGVGAAFAPNIYVYMALRCLVGFAVSGCTISTVALGTEWVGVSYRTHTVAVSHCCFSIGQMALAGLAYGVRNWKLLQIAGSAPIFGLFFYIWVLPESARWLVMKGKIEDAKKLLQKAASVNKQSIPPELLDQMTPEKKGKSGNILDLFRKPHLRKSTLIMCYAWFVNSLVYYGLSLNVGSFGLDIYLAQLVFGAVEIPARFGCIFLLQWFGRKKCQGCFLLLGGAMCLIMTGIPKDLPVVVTTLAVIGKFAITASLYTSYVYCAELFPTLLRQTGLGLCSMSARVGGMISPLISLLDKYRPAISMVILGSTPVIAGILCFLLPETCGKELQDHTEAAVASQRSCENVNGSYEVGHLKLKEDNQDFGHTRSTRF, translated from the exons ATGCTCTCTCCCTTGTCTCTTCCCCTGCTGGGTCGTGACAAATGGCCTGATTACACCATCCATGGAGCTCCAG ACCATATGAAAGGCTGGCTCAGTACTGTCTGCCCGCAGACCAAGCTCACCATGACAGACTTCGGAGAAATTCTAAAAACAGTTGGTGATTTTGGgagatttcaaaaatgtttggtgCTGCTAATTTCTCTGGCATCTCCTAGCATGGGGTTCCACATGTTCAGCCAATTGTTCATGGTTATGCATGTGCCTCATCACTGTGATACAAGCTGGATCCATGAAATTAGTCCAAACCTGACTAAAGAACAGCAGCTGAACCTAACCATTCCTAGGAAGACATCTGGATCTTACAAGGAATGCCACATGTACACTCCTGTGGATCAGGGAATGGACTCCATCCTAGAATATGGGCTTAACTCCACTGAGACGTGCCAGAAGGGCTGGGTCTATCCTTCAGAGCAAGAACCAACGTTGGTAACTCAG TTTGACCTGGTATGTGACCGAAAAAAGCTAAGTGACATCTCCCAATCCATTTACATGCTGGGACTTCTCCTTGGAGCTCTGATCTCCGGTTCGTTAAGTGACAG GATAGGTCGGCGTCCGGTTACATTGCTTTCCATGCTTATGATGGGGGCATTTGGTGTTGGAGCAGCCTTTGCACCGAATATCTATGTCTACATGGCTTTGAGATGTCTTGTGGGTTTTGCTGTGTCTGGTTGCACTATAAGCACAGTGGCCTTAG GCACGGAATGGGTTGGAGTCTCCTACCGGACACATACAGTAGCTGTCTCTCATTGCTGCTTTTCCATTGGACAGATGGCTTTGGCTGGCTTAGCTTATGGGGTTCGCAACTGGAAGCTGTTGCAGATTGCTGGATCTGCCCCAATATTTGGTCTTTTCTTTTACATATG GGTCCTTCCAGAATCTGCTCGCTGGCTTGTGATGAAAGGGAAGATAGAGGATGCCAAAAAACTGCTTCAAAAGGCAGCGTCTGTAAATAAGCAAAGCATCCCACCAGAACTGCTGGATCAG ATGACACCTGAAAAAAAGGGCAAATCTGGAAATATCCTGGATCTCTTCAGGAAGCCGCACCTGAGGAAATCTACTTTAATTATGTGTTATGCCTG GTTTGTGAACAGCCTGGTGTACTATGGCCTGAGCCTTAACGTGGGGAGTTTTGGCTTGGACATTTACCTGGCGCAGCTTGTGTTCGGGGCTGTTGAAATACCAGCTCGCTTCGGCTGTATCTTCCTGCTGCAGTGGTTTGGGAGGAAGAAATGCCAGGGCTGCTTTCTGCTGCTGGGCGGAGCCATGTGTCTCATCATGACCGGCATCCCCAAAG ATTTGCCAGTGGTGGTCACAACGCTGGCTGTGATAGGGAAGTTTGCCATCACGGCCTCTCTTTATACCTCCTATGTGTATTGTGCAGAGCTGTTCCCCACTCTTCTCAG GCAGACCGGTTTGGGTTTATGTTCTATGTCAGCCAGAGTGGGTGGCATGATCTCCCCTCTGATTAGTCTCTTGGACAAGTACCGTCCCGCTATTTCCATGGTGATCTTGGGAAGCACTCCAGTGATTGCAGGAATCCTCTGCTTCCTGCTTCCAGAGACGTGCGGCAAAGAGCTTCAGGATCACACAGAGGCAGCTGTGGCTAGCCAGCG GTCCTGTGAAAATGTCAACGGTAGCTATGAAGTTGGACACTTGAAACTAAAAGAAGACAACCAAGATTTTGGACACACCAGGAGCACACGCTTCTAA